GATCCCGCATCGGGCAGCCTCGGCGGTTCCGTTCGGTGATCACGGGCCGGCCGTGTCGGCTGGCGGCCGGCGCGTTGTGTCGCGGGTCCGTCCGGGCCAAGACCATGGGTCCCGTAACCCCTTGAAACGGCACCGCAAAGCCATCGCGACGATATCCGGTCGGCGGGCGTTTTTTCGTCGCCATGCGCGCAATTCCCGTGCAATAGTTGGGGAATAGTCTGGTGGTCGGACAAGGTTGGGGGGCCCGGCCAGCCGGGGGGAGACTAGGGACATGACCGGTCCGAACCGGCCGAAACGCGTGCTGATCTACAGCCACGACAGTTTCGGGCTTGGCCACCTCAGCCGCTGCCGCACCATCGCCAACGCGCTGGTGGCGGCAGACGACGACCTCTCCGTGCTGATCCTGTCGGGCTCGCCGATCATCGGCAGTTTCGACTTCAAGGCGCGGGTCGACTTCGTGCGGGTGCCCGGCGTCGTCAAGCGCGCCGACGGCGAGTACGAGGCGCTCAACCTCAACATCGGCATCGAGCGCACCTTGCGCATGCGGGCCAAGCTGATCCGCAAGACCGCCGAGCTGTTCGACCCCGACCTGTTCATCGTCGACAAGGAGCCGCTGGGCCTGCGCGGCGAGGTCGGCGAGACGCTGGTGTCGCTGAAGCGCCGCGGCACGCCGCTGGTGCTGGGGCTGCGCGACGTGATGGACGAGCCCGCCCTGCTGGCGCCGGAGTGGAAGCGCAAGAACGTCATGCCGGCGCTGCGCGACCTCTACGACGACATCTGGATCTACGGCCTGCCGCAGCTCAACGATCCGCTGGCCGGCATCGCGCTGTCGAAGACCGTCAAGCGCAAGATGGTCTACACCGGCTACCTGCGCCGCGACCTGCCGACCGACCGCGGCCTGCCGGCGGTCGTGCGCGACCTCGACCGGCGCTACATCCTCGTGACCCCCGGCGGCGGCGGCGACGGCGAGGAGCTCGTCGACTGGGTGCTGCGCGCCTACGAGCACGATCCGCGCATCCCCTACGGCGCGGTGATCGTGTTCGGCCCGTTCATGGCGCCGGACACGCGCGAGGCGTTCCGCCAGCGCGCGCTGCGCCTGCCGTCGATCCGCACGCTGACCTTCGAGAGCAGCCTCGGACCGCTGATGGCCGGCGCCGCCGGCGTGGTCGCGATGGGCGGCTACAACACGTTCTGCGAGATCCTGTCCTTCGACAAGCCGGCGGTCATCGTGCCGCGCATGCGGCCGCGGTTGGAGCAGTTCATCCGCGCCCAGAGCGCGCGCCAGCAGAAGCTGCTGGAGATGCTGCCGGAGGACGACGCGCGCGATCCCGCCACGATGGCGACGGCGCTACGCCAGCTGCCGCAGCAGGGCCTGCCCTCGGCCGCCGTGATCCCCGGCCTGCTCGACGGCATCCCCAACGTCTGCAAGCTGGTCGCCAAGCATCTCGACCGGCCGCTGCGCGCGGTGTCGATGGTGCCGGTCGACGACGGCACGTTCGGCGGCGCGATCGATCCCGTGCCCTACGACCCCGCGCCCGCCCGCAAGGCCGGCGACGCGTAGTCCATCCGTCAGTGCTCTCTCCGGCTGTCCATCGGCGTCGCGGCTCATGCCGTGTCTCGGACGCGCTCCGCCGCGTAGCGCAGGAAGGGCGAGAGGGGATCGCGGTGAAGACGATCGCGGTCGACCACGACGACGATCAGTTGGGGCGCGTATCGATCGAACCGGACGTCCACTGTCATCCCGAGCGCAGCGAGGGATCTTTAAGCCGCGGAAAGATCCCTCGCCGCGCTCGGGATGACGGAATGGAAGGGCGGCCCCGCTCCATCGGGAAATGCCCTGGATCCCTCGCTGCGCTCGGGATGACAGGGGGGATGGGGCGGCGTGATACGCTCATCGCCGCGCCATGACCCGCACCGTCGCCATCGTGCTGAAGGGCTATCCGCGGCTGTCGGAGACGTTCATCGCGCAGGAGATCGAGGGGTTGGAGCGGCGCGGGTTGGACGTGTCGCTGGTGTCGCTGCGCCATCCCACCGACAAGCTGCGCCATCCCGTGCACGGCCGCATCCGCGCCGCCGTGTCGTACCTGCCGGAGTATCTGTACCAGGAGCCGCTCAGGGTGCTGCGCGGCTGGTGGGCGGCACGGCGCCTGCCGGGCTACGCGGCGGCGCGTCGGCAATGGCTGCGCGATCTCTGGCGTGACCGCACGCCCAACCGCGGCCGCCGCTGGGGCCAGGCGCTGGTCCTGGCGCGCGAGCTGCCGGACGACGTGGCGTGGCTGCACGTCCATTTTCTGCACACGCCGGCCTCGGTGGTGCGCTACGCCGCGATGATTCGCGGCCTGCCGTGGAGCGGCTCGGCCCACGCCAAGGACATCTGGACCACGCCGGACTGGGAGATCGCCGAGAAGCTGGCGGCGTGCCGCTGGCTGGTGACGTGCACGGCCAGCGGCCGCGACCGGCTGGCGTCGCTGGCGCCATCGCCGGACACGGTCGAACTGATCTACCACGGGCTCGATCTGGCGCGCCTGCCGCCGCGCCCCGCGCCACCGCCGCCGCGCGACGGCGGAAATCCGGCGGCGCCCGTCGTGGTGCTGACGGTCGGCCGGCGGGTCGAGAAGAAGGGCTTCGACGATCTGCTCGACGCCCTGGCGGCGCTGCCGCGGGATCTGAATTGGCGGCTCGAGCATATCGGCGGCGGACCGCTGGGCGACGCGCTCAAGGCCCGCGCGGCGCGGCTGGGGGTCGCCGATCGCTGCGTCTGGCACGGCGCGCAGGCGCAGGGCTTCGTGTTCGAGGCCTACGCGCGCGCCGATCTGTTCGTGCTGGCCAGCAAGATCGCCGGCGACGGCGACCGCGACGGCCTGCCCAACGTGCTGATGGAGGCGCAGAGCCAGGGCGTCGCTTGCGTGGCGACGGCCGTGTCGGCGATCCCAGAGCTGATCGAGGACGGCGTCAGCGGAATCCTCGTGCCGCCCGCCGATCCCGTCGCGTTGGCGGGCGCGTTGGAGAGGCTGATGCGCGATCCCGCCGGACGCGCGCGGCTGGCCGACCGCGGCCACGAGATCGTGCGCACGCGCTTCTCGTTCGACGCCGGCGTCGAGCGCCTCGCGGCGCGGCTGCGCGACGGCGTCGGGGCGTAGCGCCGATCCTCACGATCCAGAGGCGCCCGATGGCGGCCGTGCTATCGTGCCGGCGGCGCGGCGCGCCGATCCCGGCGGGACGATGTCCGCCACCGGTCGCGCGGCGCCCACACCGGAGGGAAAGGATTCAAGCGATGCCCATGTCGAAGCGCCTGGCGGCGGAATGCCTCGGAACGTTCTGGCTCGTGCTCGGCGGTTGCGGCAGCGCCGTGCTCGCCGCGGCGTTCCCCAGGTCGGCATCGGTCTGACCGGCGTGTCGATCGCGTTCGGCCTCACCGTGCTGACCATGGCCTACGCCATCGGCCACGTGTCGGGCTGCCATCTCAATCCGGCCGTCACCATCGGCCTCGTGGTCGGCCGCCGCTTCCCGGCCGGCGAGGCGCTGCCGTACATCGTGGCCCAGGTCGTCGGCGCGGCGATCGGCGCGGGCTGCCTCTACCTCATCGCCAGCGGCCAGGCCGGCTTCGATGTGGTCAAGAACGGGCTGGCGTCGAACGGCTTCGGCGAGCGTTCGCCGGGCAAGTACTCGATGGTCTCGGGGATCGTCACCGAGATCGTGATGACGTTCATGTTCCTGATCATCATCCTCGGCGCCACCGACAAGCGCGCGCCGGCCGGCTTCGCGCCGATCGCCATCGGGCTGGGCCTGACGCTGATCCATCTCATCAGCATCCCCGTCACCAACACCTCGGTGAACCCCGCGCGCAGCACCGGCCCGGCGCTGTTCGCCGGCGGCGCGGCGCTGGGCCAGCTCTGGATGTTCTGGGTCGCGCCCGCCATCGGCGCGGCGCTGGCCGGCCTCGTCTACCCGGCGATCGCCGGCGACAAGGATTGAGGGGCGCGGTCGCCGCCATCCTCATGCCCCCTCTCCCGCTTTGCGGGAGAGGGTTGGGGTGAGGGGGGCACACGCTGTCGCGGGGTATCGACACACCGAGGCCACGGTCGGTGCCTCGACGCTGGTTCCGCGACACCGACCTCGTGCGTGGCCCCTCACCCTCCCGCGCTGCGCGCGGGCCCCTCCCTCTCCCGCAAGCGGGCGAGGGGTTCCAGGCTATGTCAGCGCCGCCGGGTTCATGACGCGGATGGGTTTGCCGTCGAGCCAGGCCAGCAGGTCCTCGAGACCGTCGGCGTAGAAGCTGCGGAACACCGGCTCGGCGACGTAGCCGAGATGCGGCGCCAGCACGACGTTGTCGAGCGACGCCAGCCGGTGTCCGGCCGGCAGCGGCTCGACGTCGTAGACGTCGAGGCCGGCCGAGCCGATGTGCCGGCTCTCGAGCGCCGCGATCATGGCGGCCTCGTCGACGATCGGGCCGCGCGACGTGTTCACGAGAATGACGCCCTTCCTCATGCGCGCGATCTCGGCGGCGCCGATCAGGCCGCGGGTGCGGCCGCTGAGGATCAGGTGGATGGTGATGGCGTCCGAGGTCGCCAGCAGCTCGTCCTTCGACACCAGCTTCGCGCCGTGCTCGGCCGCCTTCTCGGCGGTGAGGTTCTGGCTCCACGCCACCACGTCCATGTCGAACGCCTTGGCGTAGCGCGCCATCTTCGAGCCCAGCTTGCCCAGGCCGATGATTCCCAGCCGCTTGCCGGCGAGGATCAGGCCCATGTCGAGCCCGCCGTGCCAGCCGCCGGCGCGCACGCCGCGGTCCGACTTGGTGACGAAGCGCGCGGCGTCCATCAGCAGCGCCCAGGCGAGCTCCGAGGTCGACGACCCGCTGGGTCCGGTCGTGGTGTTGCAGACCGGGATCTTGCGCGCGGTCATGGCGTCGATGTCGACGCTGGGCGCGCGCGCGCCTGTCAGGATGGCGAAGCGCAGCTTCGGCAGACGGTCGACCAGCGCCTTGGGGAAGGGCTGGCGCTCGCGCATCAGCATGACGGCGTCGAAATCCGCCAGCGCCGCGGCGCAGGCGTCGACGCCGCCGAGATGGTGGTCGAACGCCACCACCTCGACGCCGCGGGCGCGCGCCTTGTCCCAGTCGGCGTAGGCCAGCGCGACCTTCTGGTAGTCGTCGAGGATGGCGAGCTTCAGCTTGTTTTCCACGTCGTCGGTCCCCGATCGTTCGGCCGCGCCGGCGCCGCCGGCTATTCCGGCTTCAGGTTGTTGTCGCGGATGGTCTTGCCCCAGATCGCCTGCTCTTTCGCCTGGAACTCTGCGAACTGCTCGGGCGTCGTGGTCAGGACCTCCATGTTGAACTGGTCGACGAACTTCTTGCTGACGTCGGCGCTGCGCGCCGCCTTGAGCAGCTCGGCGTGCATGCGGTCGACGATCGGCCTCGGCGTGCCCTTGGGCGCGTAGACGCCCCACCACGAGTAGGACGGCGCCGCCTTGACGCCCTGCTCGATCAGCGTCGGCACGTCGGGCAGCAGCGGCGAGCGCTTGTCGCTGGTCACCGCGATCGGGCGCAGCTTGCCGGCGGCGAAATGCGGCGCGATGGCCGTCAGGCTCGAGATCGCCAGGTCGGTGTGGCCCGCCAGCGCGTCGGCCAGCAGCGGGCCGCCGCCCTTGTACGGGATGATGTTCATCTCGTAGCCGTTGTCCTTCTGCATCTGGTTGAACAGCACCAGCGCCTGGCTGGCCGCGAGAACGCTGGCCGCCACCTTGCCGGGGCGCTTCTTGCAGTCGGCGATCACGTCCGCGAAGCTCTTGTACGGCCGGTCCGGATGGCAGCCGATGCCCTGCGGCGTGCGGCCGATCTGCATGACGTTGAACAGGTCGCTGTCCTTGTACGGCACGTCGGGCGTGAACAGCGAATTGAGGATG
The genomic region above belongs to Rhodospirillales bacterium and contains:
- a CDS encoding glycosyltransferase family 4 protein → MTRTVAIVLKGYPRLSETFIAQEIEGLERRGLDVSLVSLRHPTDKLRHPVHGRIRAAVSYLPEYLYQEPLRVLRGWWAARRLPGYAAARRQWLRDLWRDRTPNRGRRWGQALVLARELPDDVAWLHVHFLHTPASVVRYAAMIRGLPWSGSAHAKDIWTTPDWEIAEKLAACRWLVTCTASGRDRLASLAPSPDTVELIYHGLDLARLPPRPAPPPPRDGGNPAAPVVVLTVGRRVEKKGFDDLLDALAALPRDLNWRLEHIGGGPLGDALKARAARLGVADRCVWHGAQAQGFVFEAYARADLFVLASKIAGDGDRDGLPNVLMEAQSQGVACVATAVSAIPELIEDGVSGILVPPADPVALAGALERLMRDPAGRARLADRGHEIVRTRFSFDAGVERLAARLRDGVGA
- a CDS encoding D-2-hydroxyacid dehydrogenase family protein, whose protein sequence is MKLAILDDYQKVALAYADWDKARARGVEVVAFDHHLGGVDACAAALADFDAVMLMRERQPFPKALVDRLPKLRFAILTGARAPSVDIDAMTARKIPVCNTTTGPSGSSTSELAWALLMDAARFVTKSDRGVRAGGWHGGLDMGLILAGKRLGIIGLGKLGSKMARYAKAFDMDVVAWSQNLTAEKAAEHGAKLVSKDELLATSDAITIHLILSGRTRGLIGAAEIARMRKGVILVNTSRGPIVDEAAMIAALESRHIGSAGLDVYDVEPLPAGHRLASLDNVVLAPHLGYVAEPVFRSFYADGLEDLLAWLDGKPIRVMNPAALT
- a CDS encoding tripartite tricarboxylate transporter substrate binding protein, with translation MTGIVHIRRRGLVAGAGALLAAPSIARAQDAWPKGQIRFVVPFPPGGSTDPVARILAAKLQESLGWNIIVDNKPGGTGVVGASFAAKAPPDGQTWLVVFDNHILNSLFTPDVPYKDSDLFNVMQIGRTPQGIGCHPDRPYKSFADVIADCKKRPGKVAASVLAASQALVLFNQMQKDNGYEMNIIPYKGGGPLLADALAGHTDLAISSLTAIAPHFAAGKLRPIAVTSDKRSPLLPDVPTLIEQGVKAAPSYSWWGVYAPKGTPRPIVDRMHAELLKAARSADVSKKFVDQFNMEVLTTTPEQFAEFQAKEQAIWGKTIRDNNLKPE